The Elaeis guineensis isolate ETL-2024a chromosome 14, EG11, whole genome shotgun sequence genome has a segment encoding these proteins:
- the LOC105057683 gene encoding uncharacterized protein, with protein sequence MAEVEKSKNLDEVLKPFYQRASEAEDRLAKLEALLAKKGDSDNENKEISSIVKDFQSKLETAQAELKSEQEKASKEIQKLATENIKLQYRITHLVRALKEADSKLAN encoded by the exons ATGGCGGAGGTCGAGAAATCCAAGAATCTGGACGAGGTACTCAAGCCCTTCTACCAGAGGGCTTCGGAGGCCGAG GATCGGTTAGCAAAATTGGAGGCTTTGCTTGCTAAGAAAG GTGATTCGGACAATGAAAACAAGGAAATATCATCTATAGTAAAAGACTTCCAATCAAAGCTAGAAACTGCACAAGCGGAGCTCAAGTCTGAGCAAGAAAAG GCTTCAAAGGAGATCCAGAAACTTGCAACAGAGAACATAAAGCTTCAATATCGTATCACTCATCTTGTTCGGGCATTGAAGGAGGCAGATTCTAAGTTGGCAAATTAA